From the genome of Apostichopus japonicus isolate 1M-3 chromosome 17, ASM3797524v1, whole genome shotgun sequence:
CAGTATATATAATACCAAACCAAATTGAGTATCAACTCAAGTAAACAATAGAGAGGTTTGTTACTGGCTGTAGCAATCGGTGATAAAATAACTGCTCGGAAACATTCGGACCTTGTGAATTTAAAactgttatttgtttttcaccGTACAGGTTGACTTTAACGGTGTATTCCAAGAGCCCAAAGACGCCGGCGGCGTTAGCTTCGTGACCACATATAACACTACCATATACTATTGGACTAAGGTAGGAATAATAACGTTCAATAATATATCACAATAAAGATTTATAGAGCTAAAGACTAGAAATTGATGGTATTGAAAAATGTTATATAGTAAGAATGATAAGAAAAAGTGAGTAGCCAACGCCCTTTCCAACAGGCATGATTGCGCGGATGTAAAATATCAGCTATTACCTTCACCCTCTCACCTGGACCCCGGCTGTACAATATCAGCTATTTACTGCACCCTCTCACCTGATGTACAATATCAGCTACCGTATTTACTTCACCCACTCACCTGGACCCAGCGGGAGTGGGGTTTCAGTTACGTTTCAGTATCTTCATCAACTTTCATATATTTCCTGTCCCTGATTGTTGCATTGTAGTGCAGAAATGTGTTTTATTTATCGGACACACATCGATGACACAACCCTATAGTATCAGCGAACATTTACTTCCTATCCAATATTAACTCACCTACCTATTTGTATTACCTATAGTTCTTGTTCTCTCCTTTCATGAACTTTGCTCTATTTCAATGCAATTCGGAACTCAACTTTTCCTTGTAAATGTACAtgttttgtgtctttttttttcagcgTTGTTTGTATATTTTCCTGGTGTGCATCCTTGGCCCTATTATGGCTTTCAGCTTCGGATTGGTCTTCGCGCTGATGGATTTCCTTAGTATTTGGTGTGTGAATCCTTCGGTGCGTCTACTGCACATCATGCTCCGCTTCACCAGTAATGCGTACCGCCCTCTAACCAGGATTCTTCTTGACCCTATCTTCGAATCCTTTGGCCAAGTATATCGCGTCAGGAATTCCGGAGTGTtcactgaaagaaaatacaagTTGGACGTCACTGGTATCACACTTGGCGGCGGCGGTGAGAGCGATCACCAGCATACTTCttagcaggcgcgtagccaagggggaggGGCGAAGGGGGGACCGCCCCCACCCCTCGAGCATGTTTTTAgtgtacgtttttatgatatcgctagtaatttcaaatagaaaatgcttagatgcaacttgcaaggcctgggaagtaccatttccagcgatctgggaggcattttcgatcaaaattgtcatgtacgcttcgcgccaacttatggtggccctacgcttagatagtttccaatgccgaatctacggctctgataatttgcctacaggttcgcccctcccttggctcatttacaagaaaaaaaaaaaaaaacaggtgaTTACCAAGAAGTGCGAATCATATTATCAGTCACATTATACTGCGCTGTATCATAACTTTTCAGTTGAAGTGAGATAAAGTCTTATTAACAGTAAATAGCTGCTAGCTACGAGTGTTATCATTAATATATGCCTTATAGGTTTTTATCTAACAGATGTATTATACGTGTCATAATGTGAAAAAAGTAGACAATCGATAATGAAATCTCTTCTTTGATTCAATTTACTCGACGTGTATACTCTTAGTAATCAGGGGTATTCAATATCTGGAGACTGATTCACCTGAATCAACCAATCAATTGTCTGTAAATCAAGTCACATTATGTATAAACTATTCAAAGACGCTCATACTATGTTTGACTAATTTCAATGAAGAATGTCAACAATCTGCAATGTTTAGGAAGAGTTTGGAagtcaacccccaccccccccccccctctccgcctaaaaaggaaataaacatttaaaacatttagTCGATATTCTATGATACCACAATTTCGAATTGATGAGCAGCTCAAGTTATATTATTTTAGAGGATACAAcagaaaatattatgtttagaCTTACATTTCGAATGTATAATTTACTTGATGAACTATTACTTACCAaatgatgatttttttatttatcttttaaaATTTGCGATCTGTTATTTTACATGCATGCACTAATTAAGAACGGGATATCTTGGTTTATTGTGTGCAACGTATTAtacaattgaaatattatattatacaactgaaatgataaatttacgtgttttttagttttgtttgatTAGTTTGACTTTAAatacatcaaatgtttaaaatacatgAAACTTTTCGTTGAGTATGACATGCATGTCATCATTTCTGTTCAAATTTAATTGTtagttttcataaatttatttGATAACATTTGTAATCACTCTTAATTGTCATAAAATGTTCTTTTACTTTTCTATAAGCACAAGATCCAATGACAATATAGCacatgacaaatttgtaataatttgttattattacttgCATTTTGTTTGAGATTTTCGTGTTATCCCAACCAGTGTTGTGTTGAAGTGATTTACATCAGGAATCTGGATTTGTTATCCAACCACTGATCCTTAGTATTccttataattataatcatgAGGCAAACGATATCGTTGATCCTTCATCCTAGATCAGAGTTGATCCAATGTCTGATGCCTTCTTTCATGGCAGTCTATTAAATCATTTTGATTAATGAGCCTCTTTTAAGTGTAGTATCCagggggcggactgggtcttaaaaccggccggtgcatttttcacctagaccggcacattattcattgatatgttacttacatagtgatcaccgtcctgggggaggggtctaaggggaggggttgcccctcccctttgcgatttttttgaagttaaggaatgcctagatgcaatatggtgctatatttctcaattttgtaggttacagtAATCCTTAAAAAaagacccaaaaataattttccagaagcaacacttgatgaAAATgagttaaaaacgtaaacaaaaatagactaaaatatatgttttagaatggattttattaagttttttaagcattttgtgacaacatgcttaaaaa
Proteins encoded in this window:
- the LOC139984682 gene encoding uncharacterized protein, which translates into the protein MATSPDSKTDMADTTQQHVNMQQVGYPNYGSQQPTVIVTNPPPPAYNHPVPNNVQYGYQTPEQSCCQPSQETAVDIESAATGQLEDFFEMKPHLKVDFNGVFQEPKDAGGVSFVTTYNTTIYYWTKRCLYIFLVCILGPIMAFSFGLVFALMDFLSIWCVNPSVRLLHIMLRFTSNAYRPLTRILLDPIFESFGQVYRVRNSGVFTERKYKLDVTGITLGGGGESDHQHTS